GCTGCCGCTGAAGTTCGTGAAGCCGCCCAAGGACTTCGACGCGACGAAGGCGCGCTTCTACGGGCACTTCGTGGACCGCATCCGCGAGGCTCGCAAGCGGCAGGACCCGCGTGCCGTGGACCTCATGTCGCGCTACGTGCGGGAGACGCCGGGCATTGATGATCAGGTGCTGGCGCACATGCTCGGGGGCACCTACTTCGGCGGGGCGTTCTCCTCCAGCGTGACGCTGGTGGGCGCGTTCCATCAGCTCAACAAGTACCCCCAGGCCGAAGCGCGCCTCGCGGCCGAAGCGGCCTCGCTGGTGGCGGACGGCCCGCTGACCTCCGGGAAGCTGGCGGGCGCGAAGTGGGCGGAGGCGGTGGCCTACGAAGCGCTGCGCATCCTGCCGGCGGTCCGGGTGATGACGCGCACGCCGTCGAAGGACGCGCAGCTGGCCGGCGTCACGTTGCCGGCGGGGTCGATGATCATGATCTCGAACCAGCACCTGCACCGCGACCCGAAGCACTGGGAGGACCCGGACACGTTCAAGCCGGAGCGCTGGCTGGACGGGGGCGCGGCGAGGGATCCGCTGGGGAGCGGCTATTTCTTCCCATTCGGCCGGGGGCCGCGCGCGTGCGTGGGCGCGGACTTCGCGATGGTGTTCCTGAAGACGGCGCTGACGACGATGGCCTCGCGCGAGAAGGTCCAGCTCGATTCGACGGAGCCCTTCGAGGAGGGCTTCTTCTTCGGCGTGGTGCTGCCGAAGGGCGTCACCGGGAAGCTTGTCGCGCGGACAACCCAAGCGTCGCAGGACGTGCAAGCACGCAGCGCCTGAGGCTCCCAGTCATCCATGGTGTACGCGGCCAACCTGTCCGACTGTTGGACAGGTTTCGCGAACACCGGCCACTGGGGCCTCAATGCCTCCGAGTGAGCCCCAAAAGCCATCGATGTAGAATGAAACGATGCGCTACGGATTGCTCATCTTCGCTGCCACCCTGGCCAGTTCTTGTGAGCGACAGAAGACGTCATCCATGAGCACTTCCAAGTCTCCGGGCATCCAGGCCTCGCCGCTTGATTTGGAAAATGGGCCTTTTCAGCCGAGCCACGCTTTCGCTCATGCTGTTCACGAGTCTTTTCACAAGCATCTTCTGGCCATCAAGGCAGGAGAGATCCCGTCCTCCCTTCCGCGAGAAGACATTGAGGCGCTGCCCATTCCAGGTGAGCCTTTTCTGGACGCTACGGGGTACTGGAGGCTTGGGGACTGGCTCATGGAGGGCAGAAGCGGAAACCTGATGCTCACCCATCGCCCTTCGCAAGCCGAACCGCGTATGGAGTACGTCGCTACCCTCAAAGGTGATGTCGAAACATTGATCGTCACCTCGCTGTCAATCATTCGAATCCACCCTCGACGATAGCACTACTCGGTCAGATGAATCGGGCAAGGCAGCTCCGTGTTGATGGAGCATGACGCCCGCGCACCTGCACAAGCTCGACCGAGAGCTCTCCGAGTACCTGGACTCGATGATCGTAGGAATGGGGCGCACGGAGCGGCGTCGAGCCCTGGGCGGCTACGTTACGGGCCTCCTGCTGGACGGAGAGCGCAAGAGCATCGAGCCCATGGCGGCACGACTGGCCGAGGCACCAGACCAGACAGAAGCCCTTCGCAAACGCTTGCAGCAGTGCGTGTCCGGCGCAGCCTGGGATGACGCCCAGATGCGCTGCCGCCTCAGCCAGAAGTTGGAGCGGGAGCTACCGGGCCTGGAAGCCCTCCTCGTCGACGACACGGGCTTTTCCGAAGAAAGGCCTGCATTCGGTGGGTGTCGCACGCCAGTACTCGGGAACCTTGGGCCGTACGGACAACTGCCAGGTGGCGGTGAGTCTGCACGTGGCGGGCGAGAAGGGCAGCGGCTGCATTGGGATGCGCCTGTACCTCCCCGAGGACTGGACGGCGGACAGACGGCGCATGCGGGCAGCAGGCATCCCACGGGAGGTCCGCTTCGAGCGCAAATGGGAGTTGGCACTTGAGCTTCTTGATGAGGCCCGCCGCTGGGGCGTGCATGAAAAGCTCGTCCTGGCCGACTCGGGCTACGGCAGTTGCCGCGACTTCCTTGCCGAATGCCACATCAAATGGGCCGCCCTCGCACGCGTTATGCCGATGAGTCTGGCCACCAGCCTGTCCTCATTGAGCAGTTGGCGCGCCCCCCCCTCGGTCCGCCTTTCACGTCGTTCGTTGGAGACAGGGAAGCCGCGGCGTGCAGTCCTCGCGCTTTGCCGCCATGCGCGTACGCACGGCGGAGCACCACTTCTGGTGCGAGCCGCCAGGTGAAGAGGTGTGGCCGCTGATGGAATGGCCGCGCGGCGAGGCAGCCCCAACGAAGTATCACCTTTCGTCCCTGCCTCCAGACACAACGCTCAAGGAGTTGGTGCGTCTGTCCAAGCTACGCTGGAGAGTGGAGCGCGACTATCAAGAGTTGAAGGGAGAAGTCGGCCTGGACCACTTCGAGGGCCGCAGTTGGCGAGGATTCCACCACCACGCCACGCTCTGCATGGTGGCCCATGGTTTCCTCGCCCTCCACCGGGCGCTTTTCCCCCCGGAGCAGGACGCGCTGGACGCTGCCCCAAGTGCGGCGGCAACTCCAACTCCTGATCCTTTGCCGCATCGGGCACTGCCCCCTGTGCATGCGCCCGGTCAACGCTCGGGCGCCTCCCCTTGGGAGCTCACGCATGTGACCGAGTAGTACTGGTCCGATCCACGTACACACGCCCCAGGACTGGACCGCTGACGACACTGCGCCGAGCACCTGCCAGAGAGAGCGGCGAAGCGTTGCGTGAATCAGTCAGTCACCCACACCGGCATCATGATCGAGCCATGACCGCAATTACAGCGGTAGCCAATCTGGCCGCTGGGCATGACTTTACTCTCAAGAACACAACCACTATCCGTGCACTTCCAGTACTCTGCGGGATTTTTCATAACAACAAAACCTTCCAGCTTGAGATCCACTGGCATCACACAAATTGTCTTGTCGACACTGACGGGCTCAGATGGTGCGGCCGGCTGGGAGGCAAGAGCAGCGCGAACCTCGCCCGTCTCCTGGGCAACTGCAGGCGGACCCACTTCAGCCGTCTCCTCACTCTCGGCTTCACCGCAGCCCAGCAGCAGCTCCGTCAGCAGCACCGCTCCAATGAGTCCTCGCATGCATCCTCCAGGTTGTGAGGGTTGTCGAGAATAGCATGGACTGCGGAAATTCGGCATCAGTCCGCCAAGGTGACGCGACACGGGGGCGGCGGATAGTGCCCGCGAGGCTTGGGGGACTGTCCTTTCACGGGGCGTATTCTGCGGTCCGCAGAGAGACACCAAAGCTCGGTAGACGGCTGGCAGCTGCGGCGTCAATCCTCGGAGCCTCAAGAGCGTCCCTGCTACCAAAGGGGAGCGCCATCGCTTCCTGCGCCGGCAGAACCGCGAAGCGCACCCTCGGGCCACGATGTCCTGCGGAAAGAATCCTTCATCCAGTTGAGATCCATGTGGTGCGCCAGGTTCCGGACGGGCTGTCCAGGTGTCCGCCGCGCCAGTTCTGCTATCCGCTGGAGTTTCATTGAGAGCGTGATGGAGCTCTGTGTCCCCCCGGCATCTTTCCCTCCAGCAGTTCCGTGACCCAGCCTGCGGGCTGCCGCTTTGGCCGGGCAGGGCTTGCACCTGCTGGGCTCCAGCTTCGAGTTTCTCAAGACGACGGCATCTTGTTCCTCCCGAACCAGGCTTTTGCAGCTTCCTGGCGCACAGTTGACCGTTAACCGGCCAATCTACCCGCAGGCGTTTGCGAAGGGGCCCAGGGGGAGGGGCAGGGTGGCCTGGGCCGGCCCTGGGGCACTCACGGTGGGTTAGGGCAGTGCTTCCGGCAGTCGTGGGCCGGGCTCCCGGCCCACGAGGGGCTCATGCGTCCGGCACGTGCTCCCTCCTCTGTGGTTCAAATACGATCCACGCTCCGTTCCTGTGGAGCCTTCCATCAAGTGTATCATTCGGATTGCCACTCCTCGTTTGGCTCAGGCATTCGATTCAACGCGGGAGAACGGATAGGTGTTGGAATGGCGGCTGTATCCGCGCACGTAACCCTGACCGGCTACGAGTCTGATTTGCCGCTCTGATGAATCCGTCGTGGCTCGCGGATTGAATGTGCGTGATTCGGCCGGGACTGACAGCCCCTGACGAAGGTCGGGGTTGGGCTGGCCGTTGGCGAGGGCCGTCCTCCGCTTGAGGGACCTGGTCCGTGAACTCGTCCCCGACGCTTTCTGGGGGCACGTGGCGCCGCTGTAACACCCCGGCCCGTCTGGGCGAGGTGAAGACACCGCCCGCACGGGCCAGGCGTCGCGGGACGTGCGGGCACGGAGCGCCTGAGTTGGGTTCTGTGCGCCAATCGCGGATGGCGCTCAGCACAGCCTTGAGCGGCGCTTCCCGATGCGAGATCATTCCCGCTCTGGGAGGAGCCGCTTGAAGCCACTCCGCACTGCATTCGCCGCGTGTCTCGTCATCACCTGGCTGGGCGCCTGCTCCAGCGAGGACCCATCCACGCCAGACGCAGGGCAGGGTGGTCCCTATGACGGCTGTCGCCAGGAGGGCGAGGAGCTGAACGCCAAGGTGATAGGCGCCACCTGCTGCGAGGGATTGACCCGCATCGAGGACACCCAGTACCGGGATGGCGGCGTCTGCGAGCCGGTCCCTCCGGACCTCAAGGTCTGCACCCGCTGCGGCAATGGCCAGTGCGGACCTGGAGAGTCCCCCTGCAACTGCCCCCAGGACTGTCCCTGAAGCCTCGCCGTCGCGAGCGCCGCCCCCGGGTGGGGACGGCGCTCCAGCGACAGCGCTCCGTCTTGCTTCAGCAGCCCCAGCCGCCCGGGCCGCCGAAGAAGAAGTAGGTGCCCCAGTCCGTGCCCGTCGACGCGGGCGTGTACGTCAGCGAGTAGCACGACGGCGACGGCTGATAGGCGTTCAGGTTGGCCCACTGACCGGCGTTGGCCAGGTCCGTATAGAAGATGGCGCGCTGGTAGGCCGCCTGCGACCACCCCCAGCTGGACCATCCGCCGCTGCCCATGGGCGGAAAGTTGTCGGGGCCCACCGTCTCACCGCCGTAGTCGATGTAGGTCGAGAACTGCGACAGCTGGCCACCGCGGTAGAGCGAGCCGGGGTAGTAGCCCACCGCATCGAAGGTCCCATTGCCCTGGAGGAAGAGCCACCAGTTGCCCCCGGAGAACTTCCACTGCATGTGGAACTCATACTGGGGTCCGCCGAAGGTGCTGTAGACGCTCCAGCCGCCGCCCAGCGGCCAGTTGGAATTGACCTGGACGAAGCCCGGACAGGTCAGGTTGTAGCAACCGGTCGTGTAGTTATCGGGCGTGAAGTAGATGAAGGTGACGGCGTTGGTCGTGCCGTACAGGGCGGGGTACACCTGCCAGCCCCCCTCCACCGTCTGCATCGAGGCGCCGCTCCCACCCAGGTACCAGTGCTGTGACAGCGAGAAGATCTGCCCCGAGCCGGTGTTGATGGCAGGGCTCCAGAGATTCAGCCGCGAGTCGCCACCGTAGTTGTTCGCCCACTGGGAGGCGTGGGCGTACTTGTGGGTGACGGGCGCGAGCGGCGAGGTGCCGGTGAACGGCCGTCCCGCGCCGTTCGGGCCCTTGCTCAGGAAGTCACGCAGCGACTCGAAGCGGGACATCCTGTCGAGCGTGACGCGGTGCATGGGGATGGTGCCGTTCTCACAGCGCAGCTCGTTGCCGAACCGGTCCTGCTGGCCGCGCGCCAGCGGCGAGGGCGCAGCCCTGGGCTGGTCACCGGACTCCTTCACGAGCGGCGTCGACGGCGAGGAGGGCGCGGGGGGCGCCGCCACGCTCTTCAATCCCAGCAGTCGCACCGAGGGCTGCTGCGCGATGGGCACGCAGTCGAAGACCTGCGTGTCGAGCATGAAGCTGTGGTCGACCCGCACGCCCTCGTACAGCGAGAGGACATGCTGACGCATCTCGTTGAACGCGGCCTCGTTCTGGACCCGCGTCTCCGCCAGGCCCTGGAAGGTGCTCAGCCGCGCCGTGGACGTGTCCCGCACGAACTGCTCGAAGGGGACAAGCCTGTCCGTCTGCTCTTCAGCCTGGGCCGTGGACGCGCAAAGCGCGGTCAGCGCGAGCCCCATGGAGAGGGTCTTCATGGTGTCTCCGGGTAGGGGACGGCCAGGGTGGGGTGCAGTCTGAAAGGCCATCCGCCCAGATGCAGGCTATCGCTTTTTAAGCATGAATTACACGCTATGGGATTAATGCGGTTAGAGGGTTGTCCTAGGCAGCGTCGTGGAAAATGACGCCCGCCGTGTACCTTTGCCTGG
This genomic window from Corallococcus caeni contains:
- a CDS encoding cytochrome P450: MPNALSRGIFNLFFGAKRKPFASLPGPQPGILGTAGDFLGASPWDVCARYGREYGGVTLIWMGPNPGLVLNDPALIAEVYESPRRMEFEKGNISEQIRPSTTDDTAFTAELRGDWVQKRALEPSAQAWAPEALADLVGPMQAAVSESVDALLKQERIDDLASVLRRLTFDAFSVAQVGEKLPDQVFEDFMLLAKAADARIQSKLPLKFVKPPKDFDATKARFYGHFVDRIREARKRQDPRAVDLMSRYVRETPGIDDQVLAHMLGGTYFGGAFSSSVTLVGAFHQLNKYPQAEARLAAEAASLVADGPLTSGKLAGAKWAEAVAYEALRILPAVRVMTRTPSKDAQLAGVTLPAGSMIMISNQHLHRDPKHWEDPDTFKPERWLDGGAARDPLGSGYFFPFGRGPRACVGADFAMVFLKTALTTMASREKVQLDSTEPFEEGFFFGVVLPKGVTGKLVARTTQASQDVQARSA
- a CDS encoding neprosin family prolyl endopeptidase gives rise to the protein MKTLSMGLALTALCASTAQAEEQTDRLVPFEQFVRDTSTARLSTFQGLAETRVQNEAAFNEMRQHVLSLYEGVRVDHSFMLDTQVFDCVPIAQQPSVRLLGLKSVAAPPAPSSPSTPLVKESGDQPRAAPSPLARGQQDRFGNELRCENGTIPMHRVTLDRMSRFESLRDFLSKGPNGAGRPFTGTSPLAPVTHKYAHASQWANNYGGDSRLNLWSPAINTGSGQIFSLSQHWYLGGSGASMQTVEGGWQVYPALYGTTNAVTFIYFTPDNYTTGCYNLTCPGFVQVNSNWPLGGGWSVYSTFGGPQYEFHMQWKFSGGNWWLFLQGNGTFDAVGYYPGSLYRGGQLSQFSTYIDYGGETVGPDNFPPMGSGGWSSWGWSQAAYQRAIFYTDLANAGQWANLNAYQPSPSCYSLTYTPASTGTDWGTYFFFGGPGGWGC